In a genomic window of Streptomyces katrae:
- a CDS encoding DNRLRE domain-containing protein yields MRRSRGPAAALALSLAGTGAFVGLGLAPQAAAVTPPVAFTADALPTWQPNGIVWALAEAGGTVFAGGTFSAVRPPAGGAGSERPAVNFAALDAATGAPTSCTLSFTIGSGTATVRALTLSPDKKTLYAGGYFGAVNGTPVSSMAAIDVATCTVKPSFRPAFAATVRAIAVTGDTVYAGGDFLNVNGQPRQRFAAVAAADGALRPFTANADEPGRAVEVTPDGRNVLLGGDFFTVNGTSTHALAVVDSATGALTKGYPGFIETNSVVKDIATDATGFYTANEGTGGGVFDGRIALDLSDFGQRWRDTCLGATQAVLPYQNVLYSASHAHDCSSVGEYPDGQRHHLLAQPTTSVGKLGWAPDTNDGVGEGIGPRVMTVGSKGGTQYLWVGGEFTTVNGTAQQSLTRFSSTGDTGAPTVPLAGAASVRPGEVQVRWRTSLDLDDSALTYRIYRNGAASPIGTVTADSLFFKRPQASWTDTTVQPGQSYTYRVTATDAAGNTSALSAPASVTVPTSPEAYANQVRADGAQLYWRYDDAVLPYVADSSDGNQAGVHHNGPALRQSPGAVAGASTAIAFNGTDAHVYGDRRQTVGSTYSIETWFKTNTTRGGKLVGFGSRQINGSSQYDKHVYMTDDGRLVYGVYTGATRTITTAAAFNDDKWHHVVATQGPGGMTLYVDGVQRGTLNVTTHENYTGYWRVGFDGLGGWPDRPTSEHWAGLMDETAVYPTVLSAAQVQNHYALASAPADSTVQVTAAEDTYANAGAPDANYGTSGSLAVRGTSLYTSYLRFDLPAAPAGKVLKSATLSVKTSTMAGAGTTDTVSVVPVTGAWTEAGTTYANRPGTGAPALGAFPGIPDGSAVHTAGLNTAAVAGALGGPYSLALTSAGTDALWLWSSEAAAGEATPRLALTFGAP; encoded by the coding sequence ATGCGCAGATCCAGAGGGCCGGCAGCCGCTCTCGCCCTGTCCCTGGCCGGCACGGGGGCGTTCGTGGGGCTCGGGCTCGCCCCGCAGGCCGCGGCCGTCACCCCGCCCGTGGCCTTCACCGCCGACGCGCTGCCCACCTGGCAGCCCAACGGCATCGTCTGGGCCCTCGCCGAGGCCGGGGGCACCGTCTTCGCCGGCGGGACCTTCTCCGCCGTCCGCCCGCCCGCGGGCGGGGCCGGCAGTGAGCGGCCGGCGGTGAACTTCGCCGCCCTGGACGCGGCGACGGGCGCCCCGACCTCCTGCACCCTGTCCTTCACCATCGGCAGCGGCACCGCGACCGTCCGCGCGCTCACCCTGTCCCCGGACAAGAAGACCCTCTACGCGGGCGGCTACTTCGGCGCCGTCAACGGCACCCCGGTCTCCAGCATGGCCGCCATCGACGTGGCCACCTGCACCGTGAAGCCGTCCTTCCGCCCCGCCTTCGCGGCCACCGTACGGGCCATCGCCGTCACCGGCGACACCGTCTACGCGGGCGGCGACTTCCTCAACGTCAACGGGCAGCCCAGGCAGCGCTTCGCCGCCGTCGCAGCCGCGGACGGCGCGCTGCGCCCCTTCACGGCGAACGCGGACGAGCCGGGCCGTGCCGTCGAGGTCACCCCGGACGGCAGGAACGTCCTGCTCGGCGGCGACTTCTTCACCGTCAACGGCACCAGCACGCACGCCCTGGCCGTCGTCGACTCCGCCACCGGCGCCCTCACCAAGGGCTACCCGGGCTTCATCGAGACCAACTCGGTGGTCAAGGACATCGCCACCGACGCCACCGGCTTCTACACCGCCAACGAGGGCACCGGCGGCGGGGTCTTCGACGGCCGCATCGCCCTCGACCTCTCCGACTTCGGCCAGCGCTGGCGCGACACCTGCCTGGGGGCCACCCAGGCCGTGCTGCCGTACCAGAACGTGCTCTACAGCGCCTCGCACGCGCACGACTGCTCCAGTGTCGGCGAGTACCCCGACGGCCAGCGCCACCACCTGCTGGCGCAGCCCACCACCAGCGTCGGCAAGCTGGGCTGGGCGCCCGACACCAACGACGGCGTCGGCGAGGGCATCGGGCCGCGCGTGATGACCGTCGGCTCCAAGGGCGGTACGCAGTACCTGTGGGTGGGCGGTGAGTTCACCACCGTCAACGGGACGGCCCAGCAGAGCCTCACGCGCTTCTCCTCCACCGGTGACACGGGTGCCCCGACGGTTCCGCTGGCCGGCGCGGCGAGCGTGCGGCCCGGCGAGGTGCAGGTGCGCTGGCGCACCAGCCTGGACCTGGACGACAGCGCGCTCACCTACCGGATCTACCGCAACGGCGCGGCCTCCCCGATCGGCACGGTCACCGCCGACTCGCTGTTCTTCAAGCGTCCGCAGGCCTCCTGGACCGACACCACCGTCCAGCCCGGCCAGTCGTACACCTACCGGGTGACGGCCACCGACGCGGCGGGCAACACCAGTGCCCTCTCCGCCCCGGCGAGCGTGACCGTGCCGACCTCGCCGGAGGCCTACGCCAACCAGGTCCGGGCGGACGGCGCCCAGCTGTACTGGCGCTACGACGACGCCGTGCTGCCGTACGTCGCCGACTCCTCCGACGGCAACCAGGCGGGCGTGCACCACAACGGCCCGGCCCTGCGCCAGAGCCCCGGGGCGGTGGCCGGCGCGAGCACGGCGATCGCCTTCAACGGCACCGACGCCCACGTGTACGGCGACCGCCGCCAGACGGTGGGCAGCACCTACAGCATCGAGACCTGGTTCAAGACGAACACCACCCGCGGCGGCAAGCTCGTCGGCTTCGGCAGCCGGCAGATCAACGGCAGCAGCCAGTACGACAAGCACGTCTACATGACCGACGACGGCCGGCTGGTCTACGGGGTCTACACCGGCGCCACCCGCACCATCACCACCGCCGCCGCCTTCAACGACGACAAGTGGCACCACGTCGTCGCCACCCAGGGCCCCGGCGGCATGACCCTGTACGTGGACGGCGTCCAGCGGGGCACCCTGAACGTCACCACCCACGAGAACTACACGGGCTACTGGCGCGTCGGCTTCGACGGGCTCGGCGGCTGGCCGGACCGCCCCACGAGCGAGCACTGGGCCGGCCTGATGGACGAGACGGCCGTCTACCCGACCGTCCTGAGCGCGGCGCAGGTGCAGAACCACTACGCCCTCGCCTCCGCCCCGGCGGACTCCACCGTCCAGGTCACCGCGGCCGAGGACACCTACGCCAACGCGGGCGCCCCGGACGCCAACTACGGCACCTCCGGCTCCCTGGCCGTCCGCGGGACCTCCCTCTACACCAGCTACCTGCGCTTCGACCTGCCGGCCGCCCCGGCGGGCAAGGTGCTCAAGTCGGCCACGCTCAGCGTGAAGACCAGCACCATGGCGGGCGCCGGCACCACGGACACCGTCTCGGTGGTACCGGTCACCGGCGCCTGGACGGAAGCCGGGACCACGTACGCCAACCGCCCGGGCACGGGCGCCCCGGCGCTCGGCGCGTTCCCCGGGATCCCGGACGGCTCGGCGGTCCACACCGCCGGGCTGAACACCGCCGCCGTGGCCGGCGCGCTGGGCGGCCCCTACAGCCTGGCGCTGACCAGCGCCGGGACCGACGCCCTGTGGCTGTGGTCCTCGGAGGCGGCGGCGGGCGAGGCGACGCCGCGGCTGGCGCTCACCTTCGGCGCGCCCTGA
- a CDS encoding glycoside hydrolase family 5 protein — translation MKSLVRVLSIVLLLAGGVVLPGAAPALAAAPAAPATAPAASDPAPWTPPLSTRGRYIVDAQGNRFRLRSGNWDGAQGSWNGSGNIADPANHHAGQDSHGIPLGLDRVPLPALLADFRALGLNSVRLPFSNEMLHATAPVPDAAVAANSALRGRTPLQVYDAVVSALTDAGFAVILNNHTGTTRWCCGLDGNERWNSSRSTAQWADDWVFLARRYRDNPRVVGADLYNEVRRDTWDDPNWGLGDGHDWQAASEEAADRILTEANPNLLIVVEGINWTGIPADGLPHGRPALTPVRTLSHTLVVSNKLVYSAHFYGYTGPHHSGATGLGETHDARYQDMSRAELEQTLYDQAFFVSAETGAHFTAPVWISEFGIGADETGAAPRAWFQNMTGYLAASDADFAYWPLVGWSTTAQGAPGGDSWAMLRYDNTGRRWGSPRTESGGGVLDPADWRTAPWTALVSAAGRTGPVPATTAWYQLSTDHRDQNASLLTRAAGDWDSGARKAVCPDGARLAGLSHTGGRGLCSTSDLRAPGGGQTVVRDETYVPAGGDWATGYTKLQCPAGQFLTGYSLRGDRVSAALCAPARVPLAGAGRTVWFDRGDARPAGNPGGDYASGHYKGQCLPTEYAAGIAFTARAGFRPSPASLLCRALPAG, via the coding sequence ATGAAGAGCCTCGTACGGGTGCTGTCGATCGTGCTGCTCCTGGCGGGCGGCGTCGTCCTGCCGGGCGCCGCCCCCGCACTCGCCGCCGCCCCGGCCGCCCCGGCCACGGCGCCCGCCGCCTCCGACCCCGCGCCGTGGACGCCCCCGCTCTCGACCCGGGGCCGGTACATCGTCGACGCCCAGGGCAACCGCTTCCGCCTGCGCTCCGGCAACTGGGACGGCGCCCAGGGCTCCTGGAACGGCTCGGGGAACATCGCCGACCCCGCCAACCACCACGCGGGCCAGGACTCGCACGGCATCCCCCTCGGCCTGGACCGGGTGCCCCTGCCCGCACTGCTGGCCGACTTCCGCGCGCTCGGGCTGAACAGCGTCCGGCTGCCCTTCTCCAACGAGATGCTGCACGCCACCGCCCCCGTCCCGGACGCGGCCGTCGCCGCCAACTCGGCGCTGCGCGGCCGCACCCCGCTCCAGGTCTACGACGCCGTGGTCTCGGCCCTCACCGACGCGGGCTTCGCCGTCATCCTCAACAACCACACCGGAACCACCCGCTGGTGCTGCGGTCTCGACGGCAACGAGCGGTGGAACAGCAGCCGTTCCACCGCCCAGTGGGCCGACGACTGGGTCTTCCTCGCCCGCCGCTACCGCGACAACCCCCGCGTGGTCGGCGCCGACCTGTACAACGAGGTCCGCCGCGACACCTGGGACGACCCCAACTGGGGCCTGGGCGACGGCCACGACTGGCAGGCCGCCTCCGAGGAGGCCGCCGACCGGATCCTGACGGAGGCCAACCCCAACCTGCTCATCGTCGTCGAGGGCATCAACTGGACGGGCATCCCCGCCGACGGACTCCCGCACGGCCGCCCCGCCCTCACCCCCGTCCGCACCCTCTCCCACACCCTCGTCGTCTCGAACAAGCTGGTCTACTCCGCCCACTTCTACGGCTACACCGGCCCCCACCACAGCGGCGCCACCGGCCTCGGCGAGACACACGACGCCCGCTACCAGGACATGAGCCGGGCCGAGCTCGAACAGACCCTCTACGACCAGGCGTTCTTCGTCTCCGCCGAGACGGGCGCCCACTTCACCGCCCCGGTGTGGATCAGCGAGTTCGGCATCGGCGCCGACGAGACCGGCGCCGCCCCGCGCGCCTGGTTCCAGAACATGACCGGCTACCTGGCCGCCTCCGACGCCGACTTCGCCTACTGGCCCCTCGTCGGCTGGAGCACCACCGCACAGGGCGCTCCCGGCGGCGACAGCTGGGCGATGCTCCGCTACGACAACACCGGCCGACGGTGGGGGTCCCCCCGGACGGAGTCCGGGGGAGGGGTCCTCGACCCCGCAGACTGGCGCACCGCCCCCTGGACCGCGCTCGTCTCGGCCGCGGGCCGCACCGGGCCGGTCCCCGCCACCACCGCCTGGTACCAGCTCAGCACCGACCACCGGGACCAGAACGCCTCGCTGCTCACCCGCGCCGCCGGGGACTGGGACAGCGGCGCCCGCAAGGCCGTCTGCCCCGACGGCGCGCGCCTGGCGGGCCTGAGCCACACCGGCGGGCGCGGGCTGTGCTCCACCTCCGACCTGCGCGCCCCGGGCGGCGGCCAGACCGTGGTCCGCGACGAGACGTACGTCCCGGCGGGCGGGGACTGGGCCACCGGCTACACGAAGCTCCAGTGCCCGGCCGGGCAGTTCCTCACCGGGTACAGCCTGCGCGGCGACCGGGTCTCGGCGGCCCTGTGCGCCCCGGCCCGCGTCCCCCTCGCCGGCGCCGGCCGTACGGTCTGGTTCGACCGGGGCGACGCCCGCCCGGCCGGGAACCCGGGCGGGGACTACGCCTCAGGCCACTACAAGGGCCAGTGCCTGCCCACCGAGTACGCGGCGGGCATCGCCTTCACCGCCCGGGCCGGTTTCCGCCCCTCCCCGGCATCCCTGCTGTGCCGGGCGCTGCCGGCCGGCTGA
- a CDS encoding Crp/Fnr family transcriptional regulator: MSTPSPIRIAAVLSAEHRGRLMSYAREVNFPEGARIFEEGGRAEAFWIVRSGTVTLEVPLPSGGHRGAAAVESLGPGELVGWSWLFPPYTWQLSAEAMTPVRAYEFDGAAVRMLMDADPAFGSAIGHWVGRILAVRLQQTRTRLLDLYAPRPTATR, from the coding sequence GTGAGCACACCTTCCCCCATCCGGATCGCCGCCGTACTGTCCGCCGAACACCGCGGCCGGCTGATGTCCTACGCACGTGAGGTCAATTTCCCCGAGGGCGCCCGGATCTTCGAAGAGGGCGGCCGGGCGGAGGCCTTCTGGATCGTGCGCTCCGGCACGGTGACCCTGGAGGTCCCGCTGCCCTCCGGCGGCCACCGGGGTGCCGCGGCCGTCGAGAGCCTCGGGCCCGGCGAGCTCGTCGGCTGGTCCTGGCTGTTCCCGCCGTACACCTGGCAGCTGAGCGCCGAGGCCATGACCCCGGTACGGGCCTACGAGTTCGACGGGGCGGCCGTCCGGATGCTGATGGACGCCGACCCGGCCTTCGGCTCGGCCATCGGCCACTGGGTCGGGCGGATCCTCGCGGTCCGGCTCCAGCAGACCCGCACCCGCCTCCTCGACCTCTACGCCCCCCGCCCGACCGCCACCCGCTGA
- a CDS encoding subtilase-type protease inhibitor — protein sequence MRSITRSLGLASGAMALTALTALAGTGAADAAPAGTQSLYAPSALVVSVTAGQDAVGGTVLRAVTLVCAPRPGGTHPSPAAACAELKANGASLDALAAPRPDSACTREWNPVTVTADGVWQGKRMSYTYTFGNPCGLRSSTGVLFGI from the coding sequence ATGCGGTCCATCACCAGGAGTCTGGGACTGGCCTCCGGAGCAATGGCGCTCACCGCCCTCACCGCCCTGGCCGGGACCGGAGCCGCCGACGCGGCACCGGCCGGAACGCAGAGCCTGTACGCCCCCTCCGCACTCGTGGTCAGCGTGACGGCCGGTCAGGACGCCGTCGGCGGGACCGTACTGCGCGCGGTGACCCTCGTGTGCGCGCCGCGCCCGGGCGGAACGCACCCCTCGCCGGCCGCCGCCTGCGCCGAGCTGAAGGCGAACGGGGCGTCGCTGGACGCGCTCGCCGCTCCCCGCCCCGACTCCGCGTGCACCCGGGAGTGGAACCCGGTGACGGTCACCGCCGACGGGGTGTGGCAGGGGAAGCGGATGAGCTACACCTACACCTTCGGCAACCCCTGCGGGCTGCGCAGCAGCACCGGCGTGCTCTTCGGCATCTGA
- a CDS encoding GNAT family N-acetyltransferase — MTRFEITGASAADMEMLRTWADGEGWNPGDSDRFAFAVADPEGFLVGRLDGDPVACISAVRYGSGFGFIGFYIARPDVRGRGYGIRLWRAGMERLDGRLVGLDGVVEQQDNYRKSGFRSAWTNMRYQGVPEPGDDRGVEIVDAASLPFARLAAYDRSFFPEARDAFLSAWTSLPGRTALAAVRDGRIEGLGVVRPCSSATRIGPLYAATPEVAAALVRRLAGHAPGGEVAVDVPDVNPAAAAVAARLGLVPAFETARMYTGPAPELDLSGLYGVTSLELG, encoded by the coding sequence ATGACACGCTTCGAGATCACCGGCGCGAGCGCCGCCGACATGGAGATGCTGCGCACCTGGGCCGACGGGGAAGGCTGGAACCCGGGGGACAGCGACCGTTTCGCCTTCGCGGTCGCCGACCCGGAGGGCTTCCTCGTCGGACGGCTCGACGGGGACCCGGTCGCCTGCATCTCCGCCGTGCGCTACGGCAGCGGCTTCGGGTTCATCGGTTTCTACATCGCCCGCCCCGACGTGCGCGGCCGCGGCTACGGCATCCGGCTGTGGCGGGCCGGGATGGAACGGCTCGACGGACGGCTCGTCGGCCTGGACGGGGTGGTCGAGCAGCAGGACAACTACCGCAAGTCCGGGTTCCGTTCCGCCTGGACGAACATGCGCTACCAGGGCGTTCCGGAGCCCGGGGACGACCGGGGGGTGGAGATCGTGGACGCGGCCTCGCTGCCCTTCGCCCGGCTCGCCGCCTACGACCGGTCCTTCTTCCCCGAGGCGCGCGACGCCTTCCTCTCCGCCTGGACCTCCCTGCCCGGCCGGACCGCCCTCGCCGCCGTCCGCGACGGGCGGATCGAGGGCCTGGGCGTGGTCCGCCCCTGTAGCTCCGCCACGCGGATCGGCCCCCTGTACGCGGCCACACCGGAGGTGGCCGCCGCCCTGGTGCGGCGGCTCGCCGGGCACGCCCCCGGCGGGGAGGTTGCGGTGGACGTGCCCGACGTGAACCCGGCCGCGGCCGCCGTGGCGGCCCGGCTGGGGCTGGTCCCGGCCTTCGAGACCGCCCGCATGTACACCGGCCCGGCGCCCGAGCTGGACCTGTCCGGGCTGTACGGGGTCACCAGCCTCGAACTGGGCTGA